The Saccharopolyspora gregorii genomic interval TCCGCCGATTCGAGGAACCCGGCGGGGTTCCGCCAGTTCTCGGCGCGCATGATGCCCGCCATCGGGACGAGCACGTTCAGGTCGGGGTGCCGTGCCAGCACCTCGGCGGACGCGGCGCGGATGCTCGCCGGGTCGAGGGTGTCGATCCGCTGGGTGTCGATGCCGGGGTGCTCGGCGGCGATCCGCGCGAGGAGCTCTTCGCGCCTGCCGCCGACGATGACGGTGTTGCCCTTCTCCTGGAAGCGCAGCGCGAGGGCGAGGCCGATGCCGCTGGTGGCTCCGGGGATGAAGAGGGTGTTTCCGCTGATGTGCATGCCACGAGTCTGCGGCGGTGCCGTCCTCACGTGCAGAGATCGGTTATCGGGGGATCGGCGGTCCCTGGTCGGCGTCACCGGCCGGGTCCATGCTGGTGGCATGGACCGACCCGCGCTCGCCACCTTCCTCACCCGCCGCCGCGAGGCGCTGCGCCCCGCGGACGTGGGCCTGCCCCCGGGCGCGCGCAGGCGCACCCTGGGCTGCGGCGGGAGGAGGTCGCCTCGCTGGCGGGGATGTCCACCGACTACTACACGCGGCTGGAGCAGCGCCGCGGCCCGCACCCGAGCGCGCAGCTGCTGACCGCGCTGGCCAGGGCGCTGCGGCTCAGCGACGACGAGCGGGACTACCTGTTCCAGGTGGCCGGGCACAACCCCCCGCGGCGGGTCCTGGCGTCGGCGCACGTGGCCCCGGCGCTGCTGCGGGTGCTGGACCGGCTGGACGACACGCCGGCGCTGATCCTGTCCCCGCTGGGGGAGACGCTGGTGCAGAACCGGATGGCCTGCGCCCTGCTCGGCGACCGCTCCGGCTACACGGGGCTGGCCCGCAGCGAGGTCTACCGCTGGTTCACCGACCCGGAGCACGAGCGCCGCATGTACCCGGAGGCCGACCGGGACCGGCAGAGCCGCGCGCAGGTCGCGAACCTGCGGGTCGGCTACGGGCTGCTGGGCGACGCCTCCGCCGCCGGTGACGTGGTGCGGGCGCTGCTGCGGGAGAGCGCGGAGTTCGCCGAGCTGTGGCGGCGCCACGAGGTCGCGAAGCGCTTCGAGGACCACAAGACGCTGCTGCACCCCGAGGTCGGCGCGATCGAGGTGGACTGCCAGGTGCTGTTCACCGAGGACCAGACCCAGGCGCTGCTGGTGCTCACCGCGGCCCCCGGCAGCGACGGCCACGCCAAGCTCGAACTCCTCAACGTCGTCGGCCACGAACGCTTCACCAGCCCCCGCACCTGACCTGGTGAACGCGGAAGCGCCCGCCCCCGTGGGCCGGGGGCGGGCGCTTCGCGGTGTTCGTGCCGGGTCAGCGGCGGCGGAACATGAGGGCGCGCTTGACCTCTTGGATCGCCTTGGTGACCTGGATGCCGCGGGGGCAGGCGTCCGTGCAGTTGAACGTGGTGCGGCAGCGCCACACGCCGTCCACGTCGTTGAGGATGTCCAGGCGCTCCTCGGCGGCCTCGTCGCGGCTGTCGAAGATGAACCGGTGCGCGTTGACGATGGCGGCGGGACCGAAGTACGAACCCTCCGACCAGTACACCGGGCAGGACGTGGTGCAGGCCGCGCACAGGATGCACTTGGTGGTGTCGTCGAAGCGCGCGCGCTCGGCGACGGACTGGGTGCGCTCGCGGGTCGGCTCGTTGCCCGAGGTGACCAGGTAGGGCTTGATCGCCCGGTACGCCTCGAAGAACGGTTCCATGTCGACCAGCAGGTCCTTGTGCACCGGCAGGCCCTTGATCGGCTCGACGGTGATCGTCGTCTCGCCGTTCTTGGCCAGCAGGTCCTTCATGAGGACCTTGCAGGCCAACCGGTTGACGCCGTTGATGCGCATCGCGTCCGAACCGCAGACGCCGTGGGCGCAGGAGCGCCGGAACGTCAGCGAGCCGTCCACGTACCACTTGATGTAGTGCAGCAGGTTCAGCACGCGGTCGCTGGGCAGCGCCGGGATCCGGAAGGACTCCCAGTGCAGGTCCTCGTCGACCTCCGGGTTGAACCGCTGGATCTTGACCGTGACCATCGTGGCGCCCTCGGGGATGGGCGGGGCGTCCGAAGGCAGGTCGGTGGTCTGTTCGGTGTTCGTCACGGTTGCGGTCATCAGTACTTACGCTCCATCGGCTGGTACCGGGTGACGACGACGGGCTTGTAGTCCAGCCGGATGTCGGACTGGAAGCCGGTCAGTCCCAGTGGCGCGTTCGGATCCTCGGCGTCGGGCAGCTGCTTGTACGACATGCTGTGGCGCATGAAGTTGGTGTCGTCGCGGGCGGTGTAGTCCTCGCGGGCGTGCCCGCCGCGGGACTCCTTGCGCGCCAGCGCCGCGTTCACCAGCGACTCGGCCAGGTCCAGCAGGAAGCCGAGCTCGATGGCCTCCAGCAGGTCCGAGTTGAACCGCTTGCCCTTGTCGTGCACCGCGATCCGGCCGTAGCGCTCCTTGAGCGCCTGCACGTCCGACAGCGCCTGCTTCAGCGTCTCCTCGGTGCGGTAGACCGAGGCGTTGGCGTCCATCGTCTCCTGCAGCTCGGTGCGGATCGTGGCGACCCGCTCCCCGCCGTGCGCGGTGCGCAGGTGCTCGACCATGCCCTCGACGAGCTTGGTGGGCTCCTCCGGGAGTTCCACGTGCTCGTGCGCGTTGGCGTACTCCGCGGCGGCGATGCCCGCGCGGCGGCCGAACACGTTGATGTCCAGCAGCGAGTTCGTGCCCAGCCGGTTCGAGCCGTGCACCGACACGCAGGCGCACTCGCCCGCGGCGTACAGCCCCGGCACGGTGTGCTCGTTGTCCCGCAGCACCTCACCGGTGATGTTGGTGGGGATGCCGCCCATCGCGTAGTGCGCGGTCGGGTACACCGGCACCGGCTCGGTGGTCGGCTCCACGCCCAGGTAGGTGCGGGAGAACTCGGTGATGTCCGGCAGCTTCTGCTCCAGCACGTCCGCGCCGAGGTGCGTGACGTCGAGCAGCACGTAGTCCTTGTTCGGACCGGCGCCGCGGCCTTCCAGCACCTCCAGGGCCATGGAGCGGGCGACGATGTCGCGCGGCGCCAGGTCCTTGATCGTCGGGGCGTAGCGCTCCATGAACCGCTCGCCGTCGGCGTTGCGCAGGATGCCGCCCTCGCCGCGGACCGCCTCCGAGATGAGGATGCCCAGGCCGGCCAGGCCGGTCGGGTGGAACTGGTAGAACTCCATGTCCTCCAGCGGCAGGCCCTTGCGGTAGATGATGCCCATGCCGTCACCGGTGAGGGTGTGCGCGTTGGACGTCGTCTTGAAGACCTTGCCGAAACCGCCGGTGGCGAACACGACGGCCTTCGCCTCGAACACGTGGATCTCACCGGTGGCGAGCTCGTAGGCCACCGCGCCGGTGCAGACCTGCTCGCCGTCCTCGCCCTCGCTCATGGTGACGTCGAGGACGTAGAACTCGTTGAAGAACTCCACGCCGTGCTTGATGCAGTTCTGGTAGAGCGTCTGCAGGATCATGTGGCCGGTGCGGTCCGCGGCGTAGCAGGCCCGGCGCACCGGGGACTTGCCGTGGTCGCGGGTGTGCCCGCCGAACCGGCGCTGGTCGATCTTGCCTTCGGGCGTCCGGTTGAACGGCAGCCCCATCTTCTCCAGGTCGAGCACCGAGTCGATGGCCTCCTTGGCCATGACCTCGGCGGCGTCCTGGTCGACGAGGTAGTCGCCGCCCTTGATGGTGTCGAAGGTGTGCCACTCCCAGTTGTCCTCCTCGACGTTGGCGAGGGCGGCGCACATGCCGCCCTGCGCCGCGCCGGTGTGGGAGCGGGTCGGGTACAGCTTCGTCAGCACGGCGGTGCGGGCGCGCTGGCCCGACTCGATCGCCGCGCGCATCCCGGCGCCGCCGGCGCCGACGATGACCACGTCGTACTTGTGGTGTTGCATGGTCGCCTCCTAGGGCCGCTGGCGAGGCCGTCCGCTCACGGCGTGGCCTCGAAGCCTGCGCTGTGTCGTCAGCCGATGTTCGGGTCGAAGGTGAAGAGCACGAAGGTGCCCAGACCGACCGTGAGCAGGACCGAGACGTACAGCAGCATCTTCAGCCAGAACCGGGTGGCGTCCTTGCGGGAGTAGTCGTTGATCACGGTGCGCAGCCCGTTGCCGCCGTGCAGACCGGCCAGCCACAGCATCGTCAGGTCCCAGAACTGCCAGAACGGGGAGGCCCAGCGGCCCGCGACGAACGCGAAGTTGACCCGGTGCACCCCGCCGTCCAGGAACAGCATGATCAGCATGTGCCCGAGGACCAGGAACAGCAGCAGCACGCCCGACAGGCGCATGAACAGCCAGCTGTAGAGCTCGAAGTTGCTGCGGCGAGCGGCCGGGCGGTGCGGGGACCGGGGCTTGTCGACCGACAGCGGCGCGTCGATGGTGGTCATGGGTCAGTGCCCCCCGAACAGTTCCGTGACGGCGCGCGTGAGCATGCTGATGGCGGCGGGCACGATCAGCACCAGCCACACCACCAGAACGGTCCAGAGCATCGGCTTCTGGTATTTCGGCCCGTTCGACCAGAAGTCGACCAGCATGACGCGGATGCCGTTGAACGCGTGGAACAGCACCGCCGCGAGCAGACCCAGTTCGAACAGGATCATGATCGGGCTTTTGTAGGTTTCGATGACCGTGTCGTACGCCTCGGGCGATACCCGCACGAGAGCGGTGTCCAACACGTGCACGAACAAGAAGAAGAATGTGAGCACGCCCGTGATCCGGTGCGCTACCCACGACCACATGCCCAAGTCACCGCGGTAGAGGGATCCCTTGGCACGAGGGTTGCCCTCGCGCTGGGGGGCCTCCGCCGCGGAGGCGGTGGTGCTGGCCATGGTGGAAGGCCTCCAACGTCGCTGGTGGACTGACGGCCCGTTCGGGAACATGACGACCGGTCCGAGTCGTCGTCATTCGTACGCCCGTCACCGGCCACCTGAACAAGGCCTGGACTTCTCGGATGCTAGACCTGCACCATCCGCGCGGCCTACTCGCCTGTGCTCTGTGTGATCGACCAGACAGGGGCCCCTACCTGGTGGATCGATGTAGAAATCAACTCGTGACACCCGCGCAATGCCCAAGCAGCAGGGTCAAGCCTTAATTTCGAGAGCCACGTCACCGGACGTGCGTGCGCATCGGCCCGCATTTTCCCGCGAAGGGAGCGGGCCGCGGTCCGCGCCCCGCGATTCGCTCCGATCCGGAGCGGTCACCGGGGCGCGGAGCTGTGCGGCGGTTTTCGAAAGGGGAATGGCGATGCGGCGAACGGCCGGCCCGGCAGGGGAATCCGGGCGGGGGTGGCGGCGCCCCGGCGCCGCGTTGACCGCGGTGGCGCTGGCGGGGGTGCTGGCGCTGTCGGGCTGCGCCAAGGACGCCCGCGGCGGCGGGGGCGCCGTCGAAGGGCAGCCGTGCCGCACCGAGCAGGCACCGGCGGTGACCGGACCCGCCACCACGTCGAAGCGCGCCGACGCGCCCGCCCCCGACGCGAGCCGGCTGCGGGTGGGGCTGGCGTTCGACATCGGCGGCCGCGGCGACGCGTCGTTCAACGACGCCACCGTCGCCGGGCTGGAGCGGGCGAAGTCCGAGATGGGGCTCGCGGAGACCAAGGAGCTCGACGCCGCCGCCGGTGAACCGGAGGACGCCAAGCAGACCCGGCTGCGCCAGCTGGCCCGCGAGGGCTTCAACCCGGTCATCGCCGTCGGCTACGCCTACGCGGACTCGGTGAAGGTGGTGGCCCCCGAGTTCCCGGGCACGAAGTTCGCGCTGATCGACGAGGAGATCGACGGCATCCCGAACGTCACCTCGCTGGTGTTCGCCGAGGAGCAGGGCTCGTTCCTGGTCGGCGTGATCGCCGCGCACAAGTCGCGGACCTGCAGCATCGGTTTCGTCGGCGGGGTGGAGACGCCGCTGATCCAGAAGTTCCAGGCCGGGTTCGAGCAAGGCGCGAAGGCCGCCGCGCCGGACGTGCGGATCCAGACCGACTACCTCACCCCGGCCGGGGACTTCTCCGGTTTCCAGGACCCGAACAAGGGTTCCGAGGTGACCCGGGGCCAGCTCGACGCCGGCGCCGACGTCGTCTACCACGCGGCGGGCGCCTCCGGGAAGGGCGTGTTCGCGGCGGCGGCCGGGGCGGACGCGATGGCCATCGGCGTCGACTCCGACCAGTACGTGCAGCCGAACGTGGCGCAGTACAAGGACGTGATCATCACCTCGATGCTGAAGCGGATCGACCTGGCCGTGTTCGACTACCTGGCGGCCGTCGCGCGCGGCGACCTGTCCGCGGTGCCGCCGAAGTTCGACCTGTCGATGGACGCGGTCACCTACTCCACCTCCGGGGGGAAGGTGGACGACCTCACCCAGGTCGCCGACGCCTACAAGGCCGCGATCTCCCGCGGTGACATCCAGGTCAGCCCCACCCCGTGACCGCGCGGCGGGCCGCCCGCGCGGCGGCCCGCCCGAGTTCCCGAGCTGGTTGCGCGGCGCCGCGCAGCAGCGCGGAACCGGGACATCACCGCGCCCGCGCGGAAGCGGAGCGCGTGGAAGCGAGCACCACCGCGCTCGCGTGGAAGCGAGCACCGCCACCGCGCGCCGGCGCGGAACCGAAGCAGACCACCGCGCAGCAGCGCGGCCCGGAGATCCCGCCGCGCGACGGCGCGCGGCCCCGGAGACGGAGTCAGATGAGCACCACCAGACCGGACGATCCCGGTCCGCACCCTGCCGCGCCCGGCACCCCCGAACAGGGGCCGCCCGCCGTGGCGCTGCGCGGCATCACCAAGTCGTTCCCCGGCGTCGTCGCCAACTCCGACGTGCACCTGACCGTGCGCGCCGGCGAGGTGCACGCGCTGTGCGGGGAGAACGGGGCGGGCAAGTCCACCCTGATGAAGATCCTCTACGGCATGCAGTCGCCGGACGAGGGCACCGTGGAGCTCGGCGGCGAGCGGGTGCGGCTGCGCACCCCCGCCGACGCGATCCGGCACGGTGTCGGCATGGTGCACCAGCACTTCATGCTCGCCGACAACCTCACCGTGCTGGAGAACGTGGTGCTCGGCGCCGAGGGCGAGCACGGCATCGGCGGCCGGGCGCGGCGCCGCGTCGTCGAACTCGCCGCGCAGGCTGGGTTCGCGGTGCGGCCCGACGAGCTGGTGGAACGGCTCGGCGTCGCCGACCGGCAGCGGGTGGAGATCCTCAAGGTCCTCTACCGCGGCGCCCGCACGATCATCCTCGACGAGCCGACCGCGGTGCTGGTGCCGCAGGAGGTCGAGGAGCTGTTCGCCACGCTGCGCGCCATGCGGGAGCGCGGCTTCACGTTCCTGTTCATCTCGCACAAGCTGGACGAGGTGCTGGCCATCGCCGACTCGGTGACCGTGCTGCGCCGCGGCACCACCGTGGGCACCGTGCCCGCCGCCGAGGTGAGCACCCGCGAGCTGGCCGAGCTGATGGTCGGCAGCGAACTGCCCGACCCGTCCACCGGCGACTCCACCGTCACCGACCGCCCGGTGCTCACCATCACCGGGCTGTCCGCGGTGGACGGTGAGCGAGCGGTGCTGGACGACGTCGACCTCGTGGTGCACGCGGGCGAGGTCGTCGGCATCGCGGGTGTCGAGGGCAACGGCCAGACCGAGCTCGTCGAGGCCGTGCTCGGCATGCGCCCGATCAGCGCGGGCGGCCTCCGGCTTGGCGACACCGACCTGACCCGGTTGTCCACGCTGCGCCGCCGCGCCGCGGGCATCGGCTACGTGCCCGAGGACCGGCACCGGCACGGCCTGCTGCTGGACGAATCGTTGTGGTTCAACCGGATCCTCGGCCACCAGACCCGCCGCCCCGCCGCGCGCGGGCCGTGGCTGGACCGGGCGGGGGCGCGCGCCGACACCGAGCGCATCGTCGCCGAGTTCGACGTGCGCACCCCCGGCATCGACGTGGACGCGGTCGCGCTCTCCGGCGGCAACCAGCAGAAGCTCGTCGTCGGCCGCGAGCTCTCCGGCGACCCGAAGCTGCTCATCGCCGCGCACCCCACCCGGGGCGTGGACGTGGGCGCCCAGGCCGGGATCTGGGAGCACCTGCGCACCGCCAGGGCCGCCGGGCTCGCCGTGCTGCTCATCTCCGCGGACCTCGACGAGCTGATCGGGCTGTCCGACACGATCCGGGTGCTGTTCCGCGGCGCGCTCGTCGCCGAAGCCGATCCGCGCACCGTCACGCCAGAACGGCTCGGCGCGGCCATGACCGGGACCACCGGGGGAGGTGCGGACTGATGGGGGAGAAGCGCTCGACCCTGCTGCCGCCGGTGCTGGCGATCGCGTTCGCGGCGGTGCTGTGCGGCCTGGTGCTGCTGCTGTCCGGGGCGAACCCGATCGCGGCGCTCGGCGAGATGATCACCCAGGTGGGTCGCGGCACCACGGCCGTGGACATCGTCAACACCGCGGCCGCCTACTACCTGGTGGCGCTGGCCGCCGCCGTCGGGTTCCAGATGAACCTGCTCAACATCGGTGTCGAGGGCCAGTACCGGCTCGCGGCGTGCGTGGCGGCCATCGTCGGCGGCTCGCTGAGCCTGCCGTTCGGGGTGCACGCGCTCGTGGTGATCGTCGTCGGCGCGGCCACCGGTGCCGCGTGGGCCGGCATCGCCGCGCTGCTGAAGGTCTACCGCGGCGTGTCCGAGGTGATCTCGACGATCATGCTGAACGTGCTGGCGGGCGGCGTGATCGCGTTCCTCGTCAAGCAGTTCGGCGAGCTGCGCGGCAACACGCAGGGCACCGCGCTCATCGGCGAATCCGGGCAGGTGCCCGGAATTCCGCTCGGCTCCGCCGGGACCGTTTTCGGGCTGGTGCCGCTGGCCGTCGCGGTCGGCGTCGGTTACTGGGTGCTGCTCGGGCGCACCCGGTTCGGCTTCGAGCTGCGGGCCACCGGGCTGTCGCCGACCGCGGCGCTGGCCGGCGGGGTGAGCTCGAAGAAGATGGTGCTGGGCGCGATGCTGCTCTCCGGTGCCGTCGCGGGCCTCGCCGGGCTGCCGGAGATCCTCGGCCGCGACCACACGTTCACCATCACCTTCCCCACCGGCTACGGCTTCGCCGGGCTGGCCATCGCGCTGCTCGGGCGCAACCACCCGGTGGGGGTCGCGCTCGGCGCGCTGCTGTGGTCCTTCCTGGACAAGAGCTCGCTGACGCTGGACAACATCGGCGTACCGAAGGAGATCGTGATCATCTTGCAGGGCACGATCGTGCTGTCGGTCGTCGTCGCCTACGAACTGGTGCGCCGCCGCAGGCTCGACGCCGAGCAGCGCCGCGTCGGCCAGGTCCTGTCCGGAGGTGCGGTATGACCGCCACGCTCACCCCCGGCACCACCCGGCCCGCGACCCGGCGGCGCGCCGTGCCCGGCTGGGCCCGCGCCGCGCTGTGGGTCGCCGTCGCGGTCGTCGCCGTCTCCTACACCTCGTACGCGACGGGACTGCCCGAGCTGACCGCCTCCGGCACCGTGCAGTCCGCGGTGCGCCTCGGCGTGCCCATCCTGCTCGCCGGGCTCGGCGGGCTGTGGGCCGAACGCGCCGGTGTGATCAACATCGGGCTGGAGGGCATGATGGTCCTCGGCACCTGGGGCGGAGCCTGGGCCGGGTACCAGTGGGGACCCGTCGCGGGGCTCGTCGCCGCGGCCGCGTTCGGCGCCGTCGGCGGCCTCGTGCACGCCGTGGCGACCGTGAGCTTCGGGGTGAACCACATCGTCTCCGGCGTCGCCGTCAACCTGCTCGGGCTCGGCGTCACCCAGTACCTGGCGAGCCTCGTGTTCGAGCCGATCTCGCAGAACCCGCGGGAATCGCCGCCGGTGCCGAAGTTCGACACCTACTCGGCCTACCCCTTCGGGGAATGGTTGCGCTCGCTGGAATCCCTGCAGCGGGTGGGGATCTCCGACGCGGCCGGCATCATCGGCGGGCTCGTCACCGGGGTGTCGCCGCTGACCCTGCTCGCGTACCTGCTGGTGCCGGTCAGCTACCTGGTGCTGTGGCGCTCGCCGTTCGGGCTGCGGCTGCGGTCCTGCGGGGAGAACCCGGTCGCCGCCGCCTCGCTGGGCGTGCCGGTGCAGCGGTACAAGTACTTCGCGGTGATCGTCTCCGGGGCGCTGGCCGGGCTCGGCGGGGCCGCGCTCATCCTCAACCCCGGGCAGGCCGGATACCTGGAGAACCAGACCAACAACCGCGGCTACATCGGACTCGCGGCGATGATCTTCGGGAACTGGCGGCCGGGCGGGCTGCTCGGCGGGGCGGCGCTGTTCGGCTACTCCGACGGGCTCCAGCTGCGCAGCGGCGAGACCACGGTGCACGCGCTGTTCTACGCGGCCACGCTGGTGCTGCTGGTCGTCGCGGCCGTGCAGGTGTACCGGCGCCGGTGGTTCGGCGCGGGCACCGCCGCGGTGAGCGCCGCCGTCATGTACTCGGTGTACTGGTACACCGACGAACTGCCCGAGGAGCTGACCGCCTACACCCCGCACCTGGTCACCCTCGTGGTGCTCGCGGCGGCCGCGCA includes:
- a CDS encoding succinate dehydrogenase iron-sulfur subunit — its product is MTATVTNTEQTTDLPSDAPPIPEGATMVTVKIQRFNPEVDEDLHWESFRIPALPSDRVLNLLHYIKWYVDGSLTFRRSCAHGVCGSDAMRINGVNRLACKVLMKDLLAKNGETTITVEPIKGLPVHKDLLVDMEPFFEAYRAIKPYLVTSGNEPTRERTQSVAERARFDDTTKCILCAACTTSCPVYWSEGSYFGPAAIVNAHRFIFDSRDEAAEERLDILNDVDGVWRCRTTFNCTDACPRGIQVTKAIQEVKRALMFRRR
- the sdhA gene encoding succinate dehydrogenase flavoprotein subunit, whose translation is MQHHKYDVVIVGAGGAGMRAAIESGQRARTAVLTKLYPTRSHTGAAQGGMCAALANVEEDNWEWHTFDTIKGGDYLVDQDAAEVMAKEAIDSVLDLEKMGLPFNRTPEGKIDQRRFGGHTRDHGKSPVRRACYAADRTGHMILQTLYQNCIKHGVEFFNEFYVLDVTMSEGEDGEQVCTGAVAYELATGEIHVFEAKAVVFATGGFGKVFKTTSNAHTLTGDGMGIIYRKGLPLEDMEFYQFHPTGLAGLGILISEAVRGEGGILRNADGERFMERYAPTIKDLAPRDIVARSMALEVLEGRGAGPNKDYVLLDVTHLGADVLEQKLPDITEFSRTYLGVEPTTEPVPVYPTAHYAMGGIPTNITGEVLRDNEHTVPGLYAAGECACVSVHGSNRLGTNSLLDINVFGRRAGIAAAEYANAHEHVELPEEPTKLVEGMVEHLRTAHGGERVATIRTELQETMDANASVYRTEETLKQALSDVQALKERYGRIAVHDKGKRFNSDLLEAIELGFLLDLAESLVNAALARKESRGGHAREDYTARDDTNFMRHSMSYKQLPDAEDPNAPLGLTGFQSDIRLDYKPVVVTRYQPMERKY
- a CDS encoding succinate dehydrogenase hydrophobic membrane anchor subunit; this encodes MTTIDAPLSVDKPRSPHRPAARRSNFELYSWLFMRLSGVLLLFLVLGHMLIMLFLDGGVHRVNFAFVAGRWASPFWQFWDLTMLWLAGLHGGNGLRTVINDYSRKDATRFWLKMLLYVSVLLTVGLGTFVLFTFDPNIG
- the sdhC gene encoding succinate dehydrogenase, cytochrome b556 subunit — translated: MASTTASAAEAPQREGNPRAKGSLYRGDLGMWSWVAHRITGVLTFFFLFVHVLDTALVRVSPEAYDTVIETYKSPIMILFELGLLAAVLFHAFNGIRVMLVDFWSNGPKYQKPMLWTVLVVWLVLIVPAAISMLTRAVTELFGGH
- a CDS encoding BMP family lipoprotein — encoded protein: MRRTAGPAGESGRGWRRPGAALTAVALAGVLALSGCAKDARGGGGAVEGQPCRTEQAPAVTGPATTSKRADAPAPDASRLRVGLAFDIGGRGDASFNDATVAGLERAKSEMGLAETKELDAAAGEPEDAKQTRLRQLAREGFNPVIAVGYAYADSVKVVAPEFPGTKFALIDEEIDGIPNVTSLVFAEEQGSFLVGVIAAHKSRTCSIGFVGGVETPLIQKFQAGFEQGAKAAAPDVRIQTDYLTPAGDFSGFQDPNKGSEVTRGQLDAGADVVYHAAGASGKGVFAAAAGADAMAIGVDSDQYVQPNVAQYKDVIITSMLKRIDLAVFDYLAAVARGDLSAVPPKFDLSMDAVTYSTSGGKVDDLTQVADAYKAAISRGDIQVSPTP
- a CDS encoding ABC transporter ATP-binding protein, with product MSTTRPDDPGPHPAAPGTPEQGPPAVALRGITKSFPGVVANSDVHLTVRAGEVHALCGENGAGKSTLMKILYGMQSPDEGTVELGGERVRLRTPADAIRHGVGMVHQHFMLADNLTVLENVVLGAEGEHGIGGRARRRVVELAAQAGFAVRPDELVERLGVADRQRVEILKVLYRGARTIILDEPTAVLVPQEVEELFATLRAMRERGFTFLFISHKLDEVLAIADSVTVLRRGTTVGTVPAAEVSTRELAELMVGSELPDPSTGDSTVTDRPVLTITGLSAVDGERAVLDDVDLVVHAGEVVGIAGVEGNGQTELVEAVLGMRPISAGGLRLGDTDLTRLSTLRRRAAGIGYVPEDRHRHGLLLDESLWFNRILGHQTRRPAARGPWLDRAGARADTERIVAEFDVRTPGIDVDAVALSGGNQQKLVVGRELSGDPKLLIAAHPTRGVDVGAQAGIWEHLRTARAAGLAVLLISADLDELIGLSDTIRVLFRGALVAEADPRTVTPERLGAAMTGTTGGGAD
- a CDS encoding ABC transporter permease; translation: MGEKRSTLLPPVLAIAFAAVLCGLVLLLSGANPIAALGEMITQVGRGTTAVDIVNTAAAYYLVALAAAVGFQMNLLNIGVEGQYRLAACVAAIVGGSLSLPFGVHALVVIVVGAATGAAWAGIAALLKVYRGVSEVISTIMLNVLAGGVIAFLVKQFGELRGNTQGTALIGESGQVPGIPLGSAGTVFGLVPLAVAVGVGYWVLLGRTRFGFELRATGLSPTAALAGGVSSKKMVLGAMLLSGAVAGLAGLPEILGRDHTFTITFPTGYGFAGLAIALLGRNHPVGVALGALLWSFLDKSSLTLDNIGVPKEIVIILQGTIVLSVVVAYELVRRRRLDAEQRRVGQVLSGGAV
- a CDS encoding ABC transporter permease is translated as MTATLTPGTTRPATRRRAVPGWARAALWVAVAVVAVSYTSYATGLPELTASGTVQSAVRLGVPILLAGLGGLWAERAGVINIGLEGMMVLGTWGGAWAGYQWGPVAGLVAAAAFGAVGGLVHAVATVSFGVNHIVSGVAVNLLGLGVTQYLASLVFEPISQNPRESPPVPKFDTYSAYPFGEWLRSLESLQRVGISDAAGIIGGLVTGVSPLTLLAYLLVPVSYLVLWRSPFGLRLRSCGENPVAAASLGVPVQRYKYFAVIVSGALAGLGGAALILNPGQAGYLENQTNNRGYIGLAAMIFGNWRPGGLLGGAALFGYSDGLQLRSGETTVHALFYAATLVLLVVAAVQVYRRRWFGAGTAAVSAAVMYSVYWYTDELPEELTAYTPHLVTLVVLAAAAQHLRPPAAIGVPYRRGED